One stretch of Streptomyces hygroscopicus DNA includes these proteins:
- a CDS encoding beta-ketoacyl synthase → MTQGPGEVVVTGVGLALPGADTPDALLRRTACPVTGPAAEPFDTAARIGRRGHRYKDRATRLALCAALDALRNARLIPSDGEEVTVPGDTVGVVASSNLGNLDTACLTAAAIAERSAVDLSPMSLPNASSNVIASWVAIRHGLRGPNLMLCNGATSGLDAVHWGATLVAAGRVRRAVVIGVETHNAVVEDLLGRPADELLDGAAALVVEGARWAEARGARATAALGPYERRAGLGGCVEALLPGGAAPGVWFTPERYAEGPAGVDGPAAVPPRSVPRYDVTSAVGRASGALGVLQCAAAIGWLARAEAGTDAETGAGPEAGPDAGAGSGTAFGAGPGAAPGPVPVPASRQALITSGDDTADAVAGLLLRPTPDRCHPHPPRAPLSAMECSR, encoded by the coding sequence ATGACGCAGGGCCCCGGCGAAGTCGTCGTCACCGGCGTCGGCCTGGCCCTCCCGGGTGCCGACACCCCCGACGCGCTGCTGCGCCGCACCGCCTGCCCCGTCACCGGGCCCGCCGCCGAACCGTTCGACACCGCCGCCCGGATCGGCCGCCGCGGCCACCGCTACAAGGACCGGGCCACCCGGCTGGCGCTGTGTGCCGCGCTCGACGCGCTGCGGAACGCCCGCCTGATCCCCTCCGACGGCGAGGAGGTGACGGTGCCGGGCGACACCGTCGGCGTGGTCGCCAGCTCCAACCTGGGCAACCTCGACACCGCCTGCCTCACCGCCGCCGCCATCGCCGAGCGGTCGGCTGTGGACCTCAGCCCCATGAGCCTGCCGAACGCCTCCAGCAATGTGATCGCCTCCTGGGTCGCCATCCGCCACGGTCTGCGCGGCCCCAACCTGATGCTCTGCAACGGGGCGACCTCCGGCCTGGACGCCGTCCACTGGGGCGCCACACTGGTCGCGGCGGGCCGGGTCCGGCGCGCGGTGGTGATCGGCGTGGAGACGCACAACGCCGTCGTCGAGGATCTGCTCGGCCGGCCCGCCGATGAACTGCTGGACGGCGCGGCAGCCCTCGTGGTCGAGGGCGCCCGGTGGGCCGAGGCCCGGGGGGCGCGAGCCACCGCCGCCCTCGGCCCGTATGAACGGCGGGCCGGGCTCGGCGGCTGTGTGGAGGCCCTGCTGCCGGGCGGCGCCGCGCCCGGCGTCTGGTTCACCCCCGAGCGTTACGCCGAGGGGCCCGCCGGGGTCGACGGGCCAGCCGCCGTACCTCCGCGGTCAGTGCCGCGCTACGACGTCACCAGCGCGGTGGGCCGGGCCTCCGGGGCCCTCGGGGTGCTGCAGTGCGCGGCGGCCATCGGCTGGCTGGCCCGCGCCGAGGCCGGGACGGATGCCGAGACCGGCGCCGGGCCGGAGGCCGGGCCGGACGCGGGAGCCGGGAGTGGCACCGCCTTCGGCGCCGGTCCCGGGGCCGCGCCGGGTCCAGTGCCCGTGCCCGCGTCCCGCCAGGCGCTGATCACCAGCGGTGACGACACCGCGGACGCCGTGGCCGGACTGCTGCTGCGCCCCACGCCCGACCGGTGCCACCCGCACCCCCCACGTGCCCCCCTTTCTGCCATGGAGTGTTCCCGATGA
- a CDS encoding 3-oxoacyl-ACP synthase, with protein MSQLVTGAGAVASVGEGVDEVFQALCSGISGLGELRGFDPERYRARHAYEIDDRPAPGADLPGRATDWLLRAVGEAAAQAGLGEDLSEVPVLVGTGLRELRSAELAWRDGAPFDIGRLHFGTALRTRFSAVRTHTFSGACSASLYALALAADLLTTGAEETVVVAGVDTLTESMYGLLDRVNGEPPDRVRPFDRDRRGVLMGDGAAAVVLRREEPGAGTGALGRVRAVSMNCDARHVTAPDPRGIARAVHEAQWRAGVKPGDIDLVLLHGTGTQLNDAAEAAAIAEVFGHEVRGPLMTAIKSMTGHTSGGSGLLSLIVALESLASGRVPPTLGLVEPLPEAEAFRFVREEARDGGDLRVAQIDAFGFGGVNAVAIVERAGR; from the coding sequence ATGAGTCAGCTGGTGACCGGCGCCGGGGCCGTGGCGAGCGTGGGCGAGGGCGTCGACGAGGTCTTCCAGGCTCTGTGCTCCGGCATCAGCGGACTCGGCGAACTGCGCGGCTTCGACCCGGAGCGGTACCGGGCCCGCCACGCCTACGAGATCGACGACCGCCCCGCGCCCGGCGCCGACCTCCCCGGCCGCGCCACCGACTGGCTGCTGCGCGCGGTCGGCGAGGCCGCGGCCCAGGCCGGACTCGGCGAGGACCTGAGCGAGGTGCCCGTCCTCGTCGGCACCGGGCTGCGGGAACTGCGCTCCGCCGAACTCGCCTGGCGTGACGGCGCGCCCTTCGACATCGGCCGGCTGCACTTCGGCACCGCACTGCGGACACGTTTCAGCGCGGTCCGCACCCACACCTTCTCCGGGGCCTGCTCGGCCTCCCTCTACGCGCTCGCACTCGCCGCCGACCTGCTGACCACGGGGGCCGAGGAGACCGTGGTGGTGGCCGGTGTGGACACCCTCACCGAGTCGATGTACGGGCTGCTGGACCGGGTCAACGGCGAGCCCCCCGACCGCGTCCGGCCGTTCGACCGGGACCGCCGCGGGGTGCTGATGGGCGACGGCGCGGCGGCCGTGGTGCTGCGCCGGGAGGAGCCCGGCGCGGGGACCGGCGCGCTCGGCCGGGTGCGCGCCGTCAGCATGAACTGCGACGCGCGCCATGTGACCGCCCCCGACCCCCGCGGTATCGCGCGGGCGGTGCACGAGGCGCAGTGGCGGGCGGGCGTCAAACCCGGCGACATCGATCTGGTGCTGCTGCACGGCACCGGCACCCAGCTGAACGACGCCGCCGAGGCCGCCGCCATCGCCGAGGTCTTCGGCCATGAGGTGCGCGGGCCCCTGATGACCGCCATCAAGTCCATGACCGGCCACACCTCGGGCGGCTCCGGTCTGCTCAGCCTGATCGTCGCGCTGGAGTCCCTGGCGTCTGGCCGGGTGCCGCCCACCCTGGGTCTGGTCGAACCGCTGCCCGAGGCCGAGGCGTTCCGGTTCGTCCGGGAGGAGGCGCGGGACGGCGGGGATCTGCGGGTCGCGCAGATCGACGCGTTCGGCTTCGGCGGTGTCAACGCGGTCGCCATCGTGGAGAGGGCCGGCCGATGA